The DNA region TCACATCCCGAGGCGGCGGCCCGAGAGCCAGGGGTAGGCTTTTGGAGGCCGGATTTCTTTCAGTGCAACGCCAACAATCTGGTTGCTGTAGtagtgggtggtggaggtggggagtTGTTAGTGGTCAGTTGATAGAGTTGGCCGTTTTTAAGACCGTCAGCATGGTGAAAGAGGGGTATAAACATGGTGATGCAAAGAGGATTTTGGATTGGTTGAGGGGTTCTATGGCGTTTTGTTTCTGATGTTGCCGTTGGTTGTTTTGTCTGATTCTTATTTTCCTCTGAGGTGCCCTGGAGAATTAGTGGTTAACTGAACCCCCATGTTGATAACCATATTACAGCCTTGCCAATTGCACACTAGACGCTAATTGCCaagaggaaagaaaacaTCCAATTGGTACCTCTGCTCATGCGACGACATCTCTCCTTCCCTTCGTTGCTGCccgcttcatcatcttcttctcttgaGCAACTCAAACGTAGCACTTTTCTATTTGCTTTGAAGTTAACTGCGACAGTCTTTTTGACAGACAACAACATTACCTACTCACATACACGCGCGCGGTAATAGAGATCCGGTCTCATTTGCAATTGAAAACCAGCAAACAAGCACCCAGCCTGCTGAACACCACCTAGGCAATTCGAAACACCCACAGGCGTCGGCTTTCCAAAGCAGCGGCGGGCCTCCCACTCCCCGACCCGCTATGAGAGTGGAAACAAACGCCCGGCATACTGCTACTACCAACTAGAGATAACTTACAATTAACGTccgttttcttttcccctgAACAAGAAAATGCGCAACAAGCTTGTGAAAGCGAGGCCGAATTCCACAACTGCAAAGGCATTGGGTTTTTTCAATATACATCAGGATcgtggtgacggtgacgaaCGCAGTATGTCTCTTCCGCCCCCTttttcatcctcccctcctggAATGCTTGTCTATGGAAAAAAGGTGGTTCCTTTTGTGCCCGAGACACATGTCCCGGAGGTTGTGCGCAAGGTGTCGGCCTGCAGACAAGGATGGAGGCACTTGTGGGCTTTTCGGATAGCTGCAGGTTTGTTGTCTGTGTGGACGTGGTTGTTCAGGAAGAACAGAACTAGCTTATGCTAGTTGGGTTTAAAAAGTTggaagaaaacataccagaCTGTGGAAGCTAATTTGGAGTGTGCATTTGGTTTATTTCCAAACAGAAGcctccccttcatcatctACGCGAAATTCCGTCGACGCACCGCTATCTTCCCCACGAACAGCAACCACAGTACCAGCCCCGAATCAACAAGCACAAGCCGCCATCACCTCTCCACCTACTTCACCAAGCCCAACAAGCCGCATCAGATCCccgctgccaccaccgcaatCCCCTTCAAGCAATAATAACAAGGCCGCGAGGCAACAGCAGGAAGACCCGCGCCCCTCGTTCCGAGCGACTCTGACCCCGGCGTCGGAAGCCACAATCAATTCTGCCATGTCACGAACGGCCGCAGGATCAACAGCACCAAATACAAACGGAGTAAACGGCAAGGCAGCGCCACCAGCGCCGTCCCCCTCGGCGGCCgcaacaacatcctcttcctccctctccccaagcCGCATGAATTCCACCATCCGCGCGGTACCAAGTTTTGATCGTTCCTCCGCCGAAGACTCGAGCAGCGACGGCACAAACGCCACAACGTCGAGGAACTCTGCGCTTTCGAGCTCGATCAACAGCACGGCGAGCATGTCTTCTTCCGAGTCGGCGGCGAACCTGACGCCCAACGGCCGTGGGCTCCACAAGATTCCGTCGGTGGGAAGGCTGCGACCTGGCCCGTCGGGGGCTTCGATTGGCGAGAATAGTTACAGTAACAGTGATCAGAACAACACGCCAGGGACGAGAACGCTGCGGTCATTTCCTAGCATGGGTGACATTCCGCAGCGGGGGAGCAGTATTAGCGCTACCGGTTACCCCTCGGCGGCTGACAACCCCGGCCCCAACGGTGGTGGAAGCCCGACTCCTAATGAGATGTcgcttgctgctggggaggcgCATCTCTCGGGGGGGTGGGACAACTCGGTGGGCaaggctgggttggggaagacggggagggtgatCAACCGGTTGGTGTCGGACAACGAGTCGTTGAAGAGGGACATCAAGAttgagaggttgagggcggaggaggcgaggcAGCAGGCGCAGCTGCTGAAGGACCAGCTGGACAGGACGACACGGGAGCACGAGAGCCAGATGCTGGATGTCAATGTCACCAAGACTTTGCTGGCGCGTAAGGAGCGGCAGGTGGAGGCGCTGCAGCAGACGGTGGAGCTGGAGCGGACGAGGGCTGTGTCGGCGACGGACAGGGAGAGGAtctggaaggaggagctggagaaggtcaaggccGAGTGCAAAcggcaggtggaggaggcgaacAATCAGGTTTTGCTGACGGACGGGCGGTATAACGCGCTTGCGAGCCactggggcggggagggggagaggtacaggaagaggacggacaagatgaggaaggagtttgaggagctgagcgagaagaggagggaggatgatgagaagattAGGAGGCACGAGCAGATGATTGATCAGATGTATGTGGAGATTGATGATTTGGAGAAACAGAACAGGGCGCTGTGGGAGATGTTTGAGCGgtacaagaaggagaaggacgagaGCTTGAGGGGGATGACGGAGGATAATTTGAGGCaggcggaggagctgcagAGGACGATTgaggaggcgaaggaggcgagggataAGTTGAGGTGGGCGTTGAGTGTGAAGGAGAATGTCAAGGGGGCGAAATAAGGGGTATCGACAGCCCAGCAACCCTCCCAGGCCGTTACTCTCAACTCTATTTCCGCTGCTCCGGggcctttttctctttcaacACCGCCCTTCTTATGACAATCTCGAAGTACATCACCTCGCAGCAAACACACTGTTCAACCCAAAAGACAGCCACCAGTTATCGACGGGCAAGCCAGACCGCATCTTCCTTCAGCTCATCAAGCGACCAAGCTCATTCATCGTCCAGCAAAGTTATTCCGGCAGAAAGGCGTTTCatttgtttttatttttcattttcttttcttacAACATCTTCACGTTTCGAGTGTCTGGATACcctagagagagagagagagagagagagagaaacacGAGCAGAGAAACGGGACCAGTATCATTTGTACCATCATAACCTCGACCATAGGTTTGAAGCTTTTTTCTTGTTACTTTAGTGTGTTGTTGTACAATTGGAgtttggtgggtgggaaaggTTCGGGGGGGGTAATGGTTTCTAAACttcttttattattatattttatttgTGCGTGTGCGCTTTTCAACCCTGGACAGGAGTTTcgggagggaaaggggtaTCAGGGAAGGGAAACACATTTTTTGGGAAATTCTTAATTTAAACTTTCTGAAGCGGGCAAAGCACCTATTGACACTTTACATACGTGGCATATGGGGGGCCATAgttgttggttttgtgttgagaagggggggtgagATAGGGTTTGCGGGTGAATATACAGTTTGTTGACAAGAAGCCTGTTTATTGATTTTGGGTGATATGTGAGTGATGCAGTGATTGGGCCAAAGGTGACTGGTGTACCTAatggggttggtgacagTGTGGTACTGGATTTCTTGATGTTGACTTTGGTGGGGCAAGtcgaaagggggggttgtcaAGGCAACAAATTTGGGAAGAGGTGGCCAGCGACCAACATTCGTTAAGGATGGAGTAGAAGGCTATCTGGAAGTGATTCTAGAACATATACTTGAGATGCTGAAGCCAGGAGAAGCGTTTGCGCACGTCAACTGCGGGTATCCGAGCCGTTCCTGCCGCGTTTGGCTGCCTGATATACGTGCCTGCCTGTGACAAACCTGGTTCCCCTGCGCTACGGCAGTCATGGGAGCCTGATGGCTTCCAAGCTGTTTTGGTCACTGGTTGGCGCCCAGGGGTAGTGAGTGAATACTGCTTACTCTCTCGCCCtccttttgtttttgtggcTCAGCAGCCCCTCGTCAAGGTGTGTGCATTGCTCTTTCCGCTCGTCGCAACTCCCTTTGCCTACCTCGAACTGTTATTTTCGCTCTTTCCACTTTTAATCTGGGGCCTTGAGAGCAAAATCGACCTGACCTGACCTTTTCTTGTACGCGTCAACCAACTAACTTGGCACCTCCCCAGTTCACCAGCCTAAGCCTGGACAATGGAGGAATACGTCGAGTTCTACCAGACCTCGTGCTGGTCCTATAAGCCCAAAGCCATCAAAAAGGTCATCGAGGAACTTGCTGCACAGCCAGTGGTGAGTTTGTCCTTCATCATTCTTTCTGTAACCTAGCACTAATTGCATATGCAGCACAATGGGAGAGTAGAGGTCCTGTACGACCTCGAGCAACGATGGTTCAAGATCACCTGCCATCAAGACGACGCCGAGACTCTCCGCCGGCGATTTGCGGCTGTGGCTGCAGAGATCGAAGAGGATGCTCTTGGCTCCGACTACGAGAAGGTTATAGGTCCAAGCTGCTACTTTGACGTATGATTTTTCTTGTCGCAGTCCTACCGGAACCGTATCGAACAGTTGCTAATGATCGTAGACCGACATCGACAATGAATGGATTGCCGGTGAACAAGAGTACCTGAACCTTCTCCGGTCCCATGAGGCTAAATTCAAGGCGTATGCCTTCCCAACTGCGCTTGCCAGTTTCCAGTTCAAGACCTGCTGGGACTCCCTCGAGAAGCGAGACGACGGACTTACCCTCGATCATGTCGTGTCCGACGATAAACTGTCACAAATGGAACAAGAAACCAACGTGCGCATCGTGACAGACCTGGGCAAGTCACTGGTCTTCATCGGATCGCACACCAAGGGTTGCATTCACAAGGCCAAGGGAAAGCTGGACGTCCTGCTGGCCAGTAAAGTCAGCACCAttgccctccccctcctttaGCCAGGAGATCGTCTGCTCATAATTATCGATAGAACATggccctcctctctcttcgAAATGACCATGTCCTTTTTACTGACAACTACGTCGATGAGAAACTCCGTCCAGGTCTCATGGTTGATCTCCGATACATGACCAATATTCACCCAAGACTTACCTCGTCGACATTGCTCGATCCAGCGACTGTCAGAAGGCTGGACGGGGCTTATTCGCGCATGTATGAACAAGGAGTTTCTCTGCGGCTATGCCCCTACAGTCACAAGAAAAAGTGGCATGTCTCCCTTCTTGGCCCTCACATTCCGGAGCCAAAGACACAGCAGAGATACGTTTTGAGCAGCCGTCCGACCATGCTTGAGAAGGACTCAGATGAGCGCCCTATTACAGCGCCGGTGTCACAAGTACAAGCGAGAGCCACAACTACTGAGAGCCGGGTGGTTATCTGGATGGAAGGTCTCTCGATAGCGCCCAGCTCTGAGCTTCGCAACAATGATCTCTCAGCTGAGCCCTGTGTGCATCCATTCGACCTTGAGCAAGATAGTTTGGGTCCTCTAGTCGACGTTCCTGCGATATCCACTACCGCCAGTGCAACGGAACTCATAGATATGGACAGTCCTGGTGGTCTCGATGAGGCGGCTCTGAATACACCTGTTCGTCCGCCTCAGGATATTGTGGAAGTCCCAGCTCCACCGCTTATTACCGTCGCTCCTAGTGGTGAAAGTGGCCATTCTCAGCATTCTGGGTCGACTACACGCTCCTTGATGGAATTCAGCGGCaagtccccctcccccaataACTAGGTAACATAACTAACAGGCACCTGTAGATGATGATGTACCTACCCCGACACCTTTTAAATATCACGATGACTTCAGCACCAAACGCTTCCACGCCATGAACCAGCAGTCTGGTCACACTGCCAAGAAGGCAACCCCTGCGCCATCTGCCGTTTCGAAACCTGCGTCGAAGGCAACGCAGAAGACCTCAAACGCGGTGGGCATGGCAGCTCCAAGCTGGACATACGGCACTGTGCCTTTTGCCGAGAAACTCAACATGGCTATCGCAAAGCTCCTTCACAAGGCACCTTACCGACGAGGCTGGGTTGAAGTGCGGGTAGAGTTTGGTCGTATCCTTCTGGGAGACTGTGATGAGAGCGCTCTGTCGTTCAATTCTGGACAGTCTGCTGCCGACGGCTGGGATAACCAAGTTGTTGTGTACATGTTGGAACAAGCCTCCCGGAAACTCGACACGGACAAGAGGCGCAAGGATCTTCGATTCACCAaaatcctcaccacccatgGATGCGATGCTGAGGCGCTTCTCAACATGTGGAATGATGGCAAGCAGATTTGGGATCCGGAGCAGCGCAAGGTTGACATCACATACGCTATTCATTGCGAGATGAAGCGCAAAGGGGAAGAGCCGTATCGATTTGCTATTGAGACACGCCAGAACGATACCGACTGTTCTGTGATGGTCAAGCCTTTCCACCCTATACATGATGGCGATGGAATTGCGCCCGTTTATGTCCATGGCTTGAAGCACAACTGGGATATGCGGGTCATGTTATCACATGTTGACCATGATGAGGTCGACAAGCGTGTCAGCCGCTTCGCCATGGTTGTTTTTAACAGTCTTCAGATTCGGTATGCTGCCTCTCCTTGACGCTTGTATAACTCGCTGACTAAACTGGCCAGCAGGGATAACAACGGCCCAAACCTCACCTTCTGCGTTCCCAACTACTCGGCGACTGTCACAGCTGTTAGAGCTCTCACTCGATGGTACTACCCGAGTATTGATAGACAAAACGAGCTTCAGATTACCGAGGTTGAGCAGCTTGACATGGATACGATCGAGGATATCCCCAACGCCGCTCCAGGAGAGAAAACCAAGAGGATTCATGCCCATCCACGCCTTCCAAAAGCCTGTCAAATCAAACAGCGCCAGGGTGACTTTGAGCGCTGGTATGAGGCCGCAGTGCTCTCGACCCAACTACAAGAATCTTGTCAGATGAACTCTGGGCTCAAACTTGGAGATGTGGCCGCGTGGAGTCCAGAGGAGATGTATCGATATGGTGGTTTTACCACCCTGTATGGTCCTGCTATTGCCATGCTCAAACAAATGGACAAGATTGGTCAAAATGAAGACAACAATCTCTCAGGGGTGTTTGGAGGCCTGCTGAAGCGGGCGAACGACCCCCCACCTGGTGTTCCTGGGTCTTTTGGGCCTTCCAGTCAGCACTTGCGACCGCACCCCCACAGCCGTGGTGGCAACACTGGTTTTTATCTCGAGACGTGCGGTCAGTAGTCTCTGCTTCGGCCAATGCGGCCTCCAGAACAACGACTGTGAGGAGCGAGAAGGGAGAGGCGGGTGAGATATGGTGAAGATGGGTATTTGGACTTTGTAAATTTGAGCTCactgttgagatggaggctGATACTATGCGAGTAAGCTGTGCATGTAAGATTGTTAGCTATGCAAGATATCAATAAAATGGAGCAATACTGTTCGGACACCTAATTTCTACATGCCGGATCCTCCACCCACAGAAAGAAAAGCCTTTTAACTACATTTCTTGTACTTTTAAAAGAGAAGAAATATATTGGGGTATTTTTTGACgtttaatttatatattcAGGGTAAGATTTTGTATAGAAGTAGTGTGAAAGTATCAAAGTAGTGTGAAAGTgtattatttataatactaGTAAGATCTTAATAACGAAGAGAAGACTACATTAATGTAATAGTTTTAAAAGATGTCACGGTTTTGGAAGACAGTGGAGACGTAAGGAACAATCAGAACTGGACCGGACGATAGAGCGGGGCTCACTGTCCAGGAAGACGGAACGGACTATTGAGATTGGGACCGgggaccgtgagccccgccgcggtccccggtccaGTATCGGCCAATAAGGAgaggaccgaggaccgtctggaagtcaacggtccacgaTCTCTAGatttatatatacggaggaactggctggtgtagatagacagttccgcagtatgcaatacaagtcacaatcgttggtatctagactgttgtgattgagacaagccatttattgtacactgtttagctgtaccgaaccaggatttttcagaagtgcctttaaccagtatccctttcagaggttccggataggggttcgtcacactgGGTAGATATCCATGGTAAAAGTAGCGGAGATTGTAGGAGGTAAATTTCTTAAGATTTTTACGTATTAAACCCTAACTTCGGGATAGGAGATATGTATAAGATAAAAGAGAACTACGTATAAGATCGGGAGGGCATATATAagatgttgagggaggcaCCTCGATTAAGTCTCatttgtatatatatatacttaAGTATCTTTATAATTTTATTTAAATCTAAAGATTATGGGTGAAAGTGCTGTGGACGGGGGTCCGACAAGTCGAAATGGGGGTCCCGAAAAGTATTGCCCATAAAATGTTTTGACGTTTgtactttttttttaccaTGGCCTTGGGGAAAGTAGCCCCCAAAGCAAGGGAGCACGTGCTCAATCTGTGGTCTTCATTCCTTGG from Podospora pseudoanserina strain CBS 124.78 chromosome 1, whole genome shotgun sequence includes:
- the SHE3 gene encoding mother-specific HO expression (EggNog:ENOG503P6YB; COG:U), whose amino-acid sequence is MSRTAAGSTAPNTNGVNGKAAPPAPSPSAAATTSSSSLSPSRMNSTIRAVPSFDRSSAEDSSSDGTNATTSRNSALSSSINSTASMSSSESAANLTPNGRGLHKIPSVGRLRPGPSGASIGENSYSNSDQNNTPGTRTLRSFPSMGDIPQRGSSISATGYPSAADNPGPNGGGSPTPNEMSLAAGEAHLSGGWDNSVGKAGLGKTGRVINRLVSDNESLKRDIKIERLRAEEARQQAQLLKDQLDRTTREHESQMLDVNVTKTLLARKERQVEALQQTVELERTRAVSATDRERIWKEELEKVKAECKRQVEEANNQVLLTDGRYNALASHWGGEGERYRKRTDKMRKEFEELSEKRREDDEKIRRHEQMIDQMYVEIDDLEKQNRALWEMFERYKKEKDESLRGMTEDNLRQAEELQRTIEEAKEARDKLRWALSVKENVKGAK
- a CDS encoding hypothetical protein (EggNog:ENOG503P76V), whose translation is MEEYVEFYQTSCWSYKPKAIKKVIEELAAQPVHNGRVEVLYDLEQRWFKITCHQDDAETLRRRFAAVAAEIEEDALGSDYEKVIGPSCYFDTDIDNEWIAGEQEYLNLLRSHEAKFKAYAFPTALASFQFKTCWDSLEKRDDGLTLDHVVSDDKLSQMEQETNVRIVTDLGKSLVFIGSHTKGCIHKAKGKLDVLLASKNMALLSLRNDHVLFTDNYVDEKLRPGLMVDLRYMTNIHPRLTSSTLLDPATVRRLDGAYSRMYEQGVSLRLCPYSHKKKWHVSLLGPHIPEPKTQQRYVLSSRPTMLEKDSDERPITAPVSQVQARATTTESRVVIWMEGLSIAPSSELRNNDLSAEPCVHPFDLEQDSLGPLVDVPAISTTASATELIDMDSPGGLDEAALNTPVRPPQDIVEVPAPPLITVAPSGESGHSQHSGSTTRSLMEFSDDDVPTPTPFKYHDDFSTKRFHAMNQQSGHTAKKATPAPSAVSKPASKATQKTSNAVGMAAPSWTYGTVPFAEKLNMAIAKLLHKAPYRRGWVEVRVEFGRILLGDCDESALSFNSGQSAADGWDNQVVVYMLEQASRKLDTDKRRKDLRFTKILTTHGCDAEALLNMWNDGKQIWDPEQRKVDITYAIHCEMKRKGEEPYRFAIETRQNDTDCSVMVKPFHPIHDGDGIAPVYVHGLKHNWDMRVMLSHVDHDEVDKRVSRFAMVVFNSLQIRDNNGPNLTFCVPNYSATVTAVRALTRWYYPSIDRQNELQITEVEQLDMDTIEDIPNAAPGEKTKRIHAHPRLPKACQIKQRQGDFERWYEAAVLSTQLQESCQMNSGLKLGDVAAWSPEEMYRYGGFTTLYGPAIAMLKQMDKIGQNEDNNLSGVFGGLLKRANDPPPGVPGSFGPSSQHLRPHPHSRGGNTGFYLETCVSASANAASRTTTVRSEKGEAGEIW